The sequence below is a genomic window from Macadamia integrifolia cultivar HAES 741 chromosome 1, SCU_Mint_v3, whole genome shotgun sequence.
CCCCAGACCCCGTGGTTCATGGTCACTTGATCTAATTCCGTTGAGCCGCAGAACCCACCGTCTCCTTTAGATATGTCCCAGGAGTATCCTCAAATAAGTAACTTTTTCTCTCAACCATTAAGAAAAGGTAAACACGCCTCTCTCTATGACATGATGGCTCGTTAAAAGTAATTACGGCCACAATAGATTTCGGCCCTAAAATTACATATTCATATATAAATAAAGGCACAAACAGGTTCAATTTATAATGATTCAATTCCACATCCAAATTAATATCTTCACCCCCAcaccccataaaaaaaaaaaaaaaaaaaaaaagaaatcgtAGGTTGCGTTTGGTTACACTTTGAAAATGATGTCTTGCTCACTGGGAGCAAATTGTATTTTTGGTCACACAGAGGATCCTTAAATAAGGACTGGGACTGTGTCCATGACGGATCTGAATATTTATGGTACATCCTAAGCTTGTTTAGACATAATACATAGAGAACCATCAGTCGTGGTAGCATCCAAATCCAGAACTGAGTAAGATCGAAAACACAACCTGGATTCTACTTGAATTTCAATTGGAATTTGTTTTGAGGTCCAAACCTCGATCTTTtctttgggttgggttgggttgggttgggttgggttgggtgggtgggggggttgggggaAGCCATCTAAAtgtgaagaaatcaaatgggtATGTAAATGGAATCCACGTATAATGTTCAGATTTTAATAGATGATGATCACTCAAAACCAGAAACTCTGGGGTCATCAGTCTGAAATCCAAGTTGCATCTGTACAATACGACTTAAATCAAGTTTGACTATGCAGAATCAAGTACAAATTCAACTTTACATATATTCAAAAAGCGCAACATGAATTTAGCCAGACTGCGATGGGCTCTGATTTGAAGATTCACCAGCTTCTTTAGAACGCAATTTCTCTTTAAGCccagaaatctctctctcaagcTCCCAAACCCGTGCTTCCAGTTCATTTGTCTTCATTTCCTTCGGTTTATGGCTACCCTTCACTTCGATTGTGTTCTTCTCCATGAGATCTTCATGGGCTTCTTCACTTCCTCCCAAATCTCTGTTTGTTGCAGTAGTTGAGGTAATACTAGCTGGAATGCTTCCAATTGCAGACTCATTGAGGTCTTTTAGTAGTTTAAACTTTTGCACGACTGAATGTTCATCTTTCTGGCTTGAATCTTCCAAGTTGATGAACTTCTTTTGCAGGACTGGATGTTCATCTTTGTGGCTTGAATCTTCCAAGTTTAACTTTCTACATTTGGATGAAAATCCAGGCGGAACTGGTCCAAAGGGGTCTTCCTCCTTCACTTTTGCCAGTTGAAGGTTTTTCAACTCCTGTGACTCGTTTTCATCAGTAGAATCTTGGGAGCTCGGCTTGTGATTTTCAGAGGAAACCAATGTAAGAGCCCAATCATTGTTGCCTCTCGCCTTCTCTTTCATTGAACGTTTGGCTAATTTAAGGTTTTTCAACTTCTGTGTCTGGTTTTCATCCGAAAAATCTTGAAAGCTCCGCTTGTGATTCTCAGAAGAAACCAAAGTAAGAGCCCAGCCATTCTTGCCTCTCGCCTTGTCTTTCATTGAACGTTTGGTTATTTTTCTGGGGTTAACCTGAATTTGAGCTTGGGTTAAAGcatccttgattccttctcgaCGAATCAGCATGGATTGCTTCCACCATTCTGAGTATCTCGTCGTTACATCTGATTTGAAATGCCGAGATGGGATAAAGAACATAGCAAATTTTAGGGGTTCGCTGCAATTTCCCCTGGTAAGGCCAAAATGACCTGGGATGTCTTGATCTAATCCAAATTGCATAGCCACTCGATGTGGAAGATAGTGTTCTTTACCGTCTATCCCAACTAGCTCAGAAGCCAAGAAGCAATGGGCAAAGGACTCCAATTGCACATCCCCATTTGGACCTTGGGAAAcccattcttccctttccaTGTAGAAGGGAGGGGAACACCAGTTGGTCAAGTTGGCAGCATAAGGACGCCATTGATAATTTTCAGGTGAGCTCATAACCAACCTCACAAGCTCAATACTCATGTTCGTCGTCAGTTTGCTCCACAGAGCTGCTCTGGGTTCACCAGGTCGGAGAGAGTTGGGTTTCTGTGGTCTCAGAGATGGAAACCGTTCCCAAGCCCAGAGCTGCAAAAGTTGGAATGGCCCCCAAACGCTGGGATGGAAATCATCTTCATGACCATCCTTGTTTGATCCAAGAAGGTTATGAAAACATTGTTCTTTAAGAAACCTAAGATCACGATAGAGACTCGCAAGCACAGCAGGGCCAAGAGCAATGGGTGTCCCTTGAGCCAAATGGATGGCAATGGGGAAGACATGGCTCCCCACAGACCTCTCAGAAGGTGTAGGAAAGACATACCTTAACAGCCACAAGGAGAGGAAAGCTACATGTTCCAGTTCGATTTGGGTCTTCATGAAATGGGTAATCCATTCTGAGTTGGAAGGGTTCCACCATTGATGTTTGTAGAAGCCATCATGTTCTTCaaccatcttcttctccatcttctcttGCTCCTTCGTTACAGGTTCAGTAATGGGCTTTCCAACAAAGGAGAATCCCCCAAGAATGAAGGTATCTTCAAGGGTTATTGTGGCTTCTCCCCATGGGAAGACGAATGAGCTTGTCTGAGGGCACCATTTCTCCACTAATGCAAGGACCAAATCTTGGTCTTTTCGGACTCTGTAAGTAGAAGCCATGATCGCATTGTATATACCAGCGTTCACCCACATGGATCCGTACAATGGCAGCAACCGATCGACCCAGATCTTCCATTTCGTCTGGGGACATCTCCATCCTTTAAACACAACTTTTGGAGGCCATTTGCAGGGTCTGAAAGTGATGATTTCAGAAAGAAGAGGAACTAAAGGAATCCCAGCTGCTTCATTAACATTATCAACACGAGGTTTGAGAAATCTACCTATTCTCACTGTGGGTTTTCCCCCAATCGGTGACACCAGTTCCTCTTGTCGCTCCACCACTATGGAACTTGAACTTGATCCCTCTTTTAATTCTTCCACCACTACCATTGCGAGATCATTATCTTTTCCTCCCTCCACTGGAACTGcaaattgagtttgagtatgTTCAGGAACTGGGCTAAGGACAGATAATTCCATTTttactctctcactctctcctcctctcccttttcttgtCAAAAAGCACAGAACTATGGAAGCTCCGCCATTTAAAAATGGTAAAGAGGGGCCTAGGGTTTTGGCTtggagaaaggagaaaaaaaaaaattggaaagaaTGGCCTATTGAGATCGTCCGCTTGGGGATAGGAGAGAAggggtagtggtggtggtgatgggaACTGGGAAATGTGCTACATTGCTCACGCAGCCCAGAGCACACCCACTCGCAGGCATCTCGATAAGATCTTGATCTTGAAGGTACTATACTGTACTGAGGAGTATAGCATGGACTagaacaaaaaaggaaatttctTTGACTGAGAATGCCACTTCTTAAGCATCTTTATGACCATTCACCCACCTGGCCACTCCATGCAGATTCCGCTCTTGCTGCacctattataaaaaaaaaaaacttattataATCCCAATCTTCTTAATTTTTACTTAACTTTTGATTACCCCAAGAAAGCCAAACTCATAGAAtttgtaaaatattttcattgttttttttgctaggatttttattttcttttattattataaaaatctGTTAAGCTATGGTTGGTAGtcaagagaggagaaagaaacattctaccaaaaaaaacaaagagcaagaaaagaaatgaaaaaaaaaaaatagagaagtttggctatcaataaaaaaaaatttcccttatttttgtttttgttgtcttaggtaagattttttttttaaattataataaaagaaaacttcGTCATCCTCAAggagaattttgaaatttcataagtcaagaaaatattataatttttacattttttttttcttctcttgattaccaaacacagctttaggatttgtaagttgtaaccacacaaaaaaaaaaaaaaaatgaaatgtttTCGGTAAGAGAGTGTAGTTTTTAAACATACATAAGGGCCAATGGGAGTACACGAGAAAGCATAGATAAATtcgatattttttcttttatggggTTGGGCTCATCTTTTCCTCATATGTATAAGaaggcataaaaaaaatatgctaGATAAGTTAAAAAAGCAAAGAATAAAGGTGGTTCAACTTGTagttttcaaattaaaaaaagagtaatcaaTTCATGAAGCTAGGGGCCACTCCcccatagaaaaaaaatttccttaaaaATATTGACCTATCGTGCAGGGATTTAGGTATGGTTTAAACCTTGACTAAAGCTTGGAAATCTTAACGTCATGATGCCTTTCAAATCCTCCTAGCCATTATCCTACTGCAATAACTCTGGTTAAGAAAAACGCCCATGACAATTTCATTCAAAAGGTAATGAGTAACTCTTACAACATGTCCTTGTGCAATGCTCAAGACTCTAAGCTGATTAGCTTGAGCTACTTtcaggcaaaaaaaaaagtagctgtcttttaaaaatataaaataggcCTAATACGGCCGGCCAATAGTAAAAATGTAAATCGGTCCAGGTTTGGGTAATTGGTTTGGTTCTTAATCAATTCCAGTCTTGATCTCCATTTGAATGGTGCTATTGACACCTCTATCGATCATCACCATAAAGGCCTAGCAATGGATCTGATAGTGACATCAAAGAAACATAGGAACTCACTCTGCTTTGGAGGGTAAAAAAATACAGGAAGGAACTAAGGAGGAATCATCTGAAGCGGGCTCTAAAAGCTTAAAGCTTGGTTCTTTTCTTCAGAAACAGGCAAGGGATTTGATCTCTGGTGATAATCAATCCGCACAGAGCTCTTGATTTGCTCTGCGAGCAGCAACATCATTTGAGGAATGTAAGAATGGGGCCAGTGTCGATGAGGTGGTGATGttggatgaggagagagatgcAGAGACAGACGTTCCGGCCAGCGGCGATGCAGCCAGAGGGGACGGTtggagagagatggagagggtGCGGCAAAGAGGATTCAATGGTTGGGATCCTTTTCTTCCTATCAGACGATCGACAAGATGCTGGTGTGGGAGGGGCATGGGAGATTTCATTTTACTGTGTCATCTCAGAGAATCTTTTCTTATGTTAAGGGGATAACTACATGCCCTGATGCTTTAATTTGTGAATAATATTCTTTGATAAATGGTATTAGTTAACGAAAGCAAGGGTGGTAGAAAGGTAGTATATGTGTGGTGCGCAAGACAgagacatttatttatttattattatttttttaacgaTGGGTAgctaggcctttggcctgactagtcttgCAGGTTTATACTGATTCCACAACCATATAGATCGGATCATAAcatggttgaatgagaatcgttcaactttcaccgaaattGATAGAAAAATCTTGGGACAACACATGTAGGTTACAGAGAATGACATGGAGTGTATCAGTTAAAACAGTTAAACTCATGGGTAACTTCCCCATCCTTCCTCCTCCCTTTCCCAACACAGACACAGAGGCAGCTAGGAAAGGAATAAACAGGGTAAACATTTTCCCCATTCTCCTGTTTAGTATTGCAGTTGCCTTTTTGCAAgaatgaaggagagagaggattGACAAGAGTTATTAGGATCAGAAAAGAGAAATGGAGGTCTAACAAATTTTCTGAATTTGCTGGAGGTATTTTGGACATCATAGTGTCATTAGACCACATATAAGTAGCAAAATATTGCAATCTTGATCCTTGAGAAGTACAGAACAATTTCTAAAGTTTCTCTAAATGCCTATCTTTAGGGTGAAGAACATATTCGGTTTTACACTAATTAAAGAACCAGCCACCAACAGAAGAAGCAACAGTcaagaagcaagaagcaagatCAAATTCCCTTACATCTGTCAAGGCAAGTCATTACATATCCACTTGATTGAAACCATCGCATACTCTCTGTGACTAGAACAATGTGAAAATTGCAAATCAATCTGATGGAAAAGCTTTTGTTACCATATCCATAAACTTTAAGATTAAGGACCTAGATCTGTAGACAGATTGACAGGGTTGATGCATAATATGAACTAGTTTCTTCAATAAACACTAACAGTACTACTGAAAAATCAAAGGAAGATCCTTAGGAAGTATTTACTTTCATCCTGAATTATCAAGCCATGTCAAAAGAACTATAATATGTGCCTAAAAACTGATGCCAGCATGAATATGGTTTAATGGTTTCTTAATCTTATTGTATGCCTCATCTTTCACAAGATTGAATGA
It includes:
- the LOC122080968 gene encoding uncharacterized protein LOC122080968 is translated as MELSVLSPVPEHTQTQFAVPVEGGKDNDLAMVVVEELKEGSSSSSIVVERQEELVSPIGGKPTVRIGRFLKPRVDNVNEAAGIPLVPLLSEIITFRPCKWPPKVVFKGWRCPQTKWKIWVDRLLPLYGSMWVNAGIYNAIMASTYRVRKDQDLVLALVEKWCPQTSSFVFPWGEATITLEDTFILGGFSFVGKPITEPVTKEQEKMEKKMVEEHDGFYKHQWWNPSNSEWITHFMKTQIELEHVAFLSLWLLRYVFPTPSERSVGSHVFPIAIHLAQGTPIALGPAVLASLYRDLRFLKEQCFHNLLGSNKDGHEDDFHPSVWGPFQLLQLWAWERFPSLRPQKPNSLRPGEPRAALWSKLTTNMSIELVRLVMSSPENYQWRPYAANLTNWCSPPFYMEREEWVSQGPNGDVQLESFAHCFLASELVGIDGKEHYLPHRVAMQFGLDQDIPGHFGLTRGNCSEPLKFAMFFIPSRHFKSDVTTRYSEWWKQSMLIRREGIKDALTQAQIQVNPRKITKRSMKDKARGKNGWALTLVSSENHKRSFQDFSDENQTQKLKNLKLAKRSMKEKARGNNDWALTLVSSENHKPSSQDSTDENESQELKNLQLAKVKEEDPFGPVPPGFSSKCRKLNLEDSSHKDEHPVLQKKFINLEDSSQKDEHSVVQKFKLLKDLNESAIGSIPASITSTTATNRDLGGSEEAHEDLMEKNTIEVKGSHKPKEMKTNELEARVWELEREISGLKEKLRSKEAGESSNQSPSQSG